A region of Maniola jurtina chromosome 7, ilManJurt1.1, whole genome shotgun sequence DNA encodes the following proteins:
- the LOC123867226 gene encoding uncharacterized protein LOC123867226 isoform X2, which yields MKTIIIDQPINLQVVKFELDFSSLYAPKQNPEKKCKKIKIPKVNSKQKQRNIPPPPPIKNQHQKRDVKDLIEELLNDIYADQHDWSCSSAIGFSQGSTTAASITSSQSNCGDQTSAIERSYLESLGIHELREQAEEWKSSLQIAGESLARCLRMRDRLYRQQKKLCAAFTVLLRHITGDTSARFGVTPGAEGPGEGGFTEWLHAMRLVARLPAGVPQHFRRKLWQTLAERHLTARGIDWPVAERACFRGTALPDDTELSAQILKDLHRTGCSLFCGAEGRENQAMLRRVLLAYARWNKDVGYCQGFNMLAAIILEVMEKSESDSLKVMIYLVEAVLPEGYFADDLRGLSADMAAFRDLLRLRLPRLAQHMDHLQRISDEPPLPDVFTMQWFLTLYATWLPRESLLRIWDLILLDGNEILLLTALAIWDMLQDRILSARSADEFYSCMGGGVGAVWEAGEALVARVVAFNSAPELPRLRSLHRYRVAPPAPPNAPPVYHPPLQSAMQSVTKRGLRLFYSEDEGDSSDDGNKMALATVLPRREDRVGAGDRLSLDIGALKRQYARLRERQRQAHVILAAACARHAAVGVPTSPTSLTVNNLLLGKSAIVSSRGRRLGPPPGAIPPSRQTTPIKEKPEELKDKITDDTISWEEEKTRKTLNRRNSVKWKDIKKEKALDLTRKASIDLDEMGDGVIVSELEANEMIASIRSRSSSESSSYSLRSESSTDTSLCDENEKASDSEQELPNDDKENKAHSFKNKKHAVVSNTPICKESKASPSRHVKESINTCLSETEKNIAVDDKNVKNITEYLDSAAGEPLRIYIDGFESKLKDSHIITGEEKSCAPVSPFKCVRHHRIEYERNDTFHRPNYEERRNQKNANVSKCKNVMKLNSIDLSPCHCVVEYGSSYTNESRRPSTSITTSTNTRPPDIIDSFTMYPNFVPDIDLSDKGISDTESPPESPRSESLIVSEDEPPIQLKIDKYFEHSPEFFGARLTDPNNFDIPSRRAIRRNSRLPKKPDSLTLQNNHNENTLKTDSERASSLPQTHSFVCKKSVSPGSREEKISGIEMADRQFNDNKNVPTDTKRAILEESSPNKDTPSSKEYVLRSGRKNSERALQIIQENSQILSRILTKQHISSALSSQLQDRKSIEDIIMDRKNKDNATLTKPSETKILDSPLLKESTSDSLIGCIKRTSKDETSDKSDFLRVRPISIDDPFSYEVRNTPTGSDEFALKNIKTPSIECLGNKTDLYGWENKGFLAKCDYKSNLGQTDTLDDNYRRKNSNISTHSDLQKEIRRATIDEWARYSFSSDSSKISVSQPSSEIKDTSTYEKLFTSDDYNYPLTTPTKYNDFQPSKAGEIVSKLEGQSPKLFESVLKTENSINTFSDFSNRVTSSISFTYEPSVDDDSPMGAKSNSSDTLCQITSLDQVSTPISPKIFPKRETPTLPKDLTEKSDKTKYESDDTSSAITSLLETDTLSSLSYPRSPSTGSYHPFPTRPAMRLPKDLGVRLGMYPKETITSPQK from the exons atgaaaacaataataatagatcAACCTATTAATTTGCAAGTAGTGAAATTCGAACTAGATTTTTCGTCACTTTATGCCCCAAAACAGAACCCGgagaaaaaatgtaaaaaaattaaaataccaaaagtaaactctaaacaaaaacaaagaaatatCCCTCCGCCGCCGCCAATCAAAAATCAACACCAG AAACGAGATGTAAAGGATTTAATAGAAGAGTTATTGAACGATATCTATGCGGATCAACACGACTGGAGTTGTAGCAGCGCCATTGGATTCAGCCAGGg aTCTACCACAGCCGCATCGATCACATCATCGCAATCAAACTGTGGAGACCAAACTAGTGCTATCGAACGCAGTTATTTGGAATCGTTAG GTATTCATGAACTACGAGAGCAAGCCGAGGAATGGAAAAGCAGTTTACAAATAGCGGGCGAAAGCTTAGCGCGATGTTTACGTATGCGAGATCGACTCTACCGACAACAAAAGAAGCTTTGCGCCGCTTTTACTGTTCTCCTGCGTCACATTA CTGGCGACACAAGCGCTCGCTTCGGCGTGACGCCGGGCGCGGAAGGGCCAGGAGAAGGTGGCTTCACGGAGTGGCTGCACGCTATGCGTCTAGTGGCCCGCCTTCCAGCTGGAGTACCACAACATTTTCGTAGGAAG CTATGGCAGACGTTAGCAGAACGGCACTTGACCGCCCGGGGCATCGACTGGCCGGTCGCCGAGCGGGCCTGCTTCCGAGGCACCGCCCTGCCCGATGATACTGAACTTAGTGCGCAGATCCTTAAG GATCTGCATAGAACGGGATGTTCTCTCTTCTGTGGTGCAGAAGGTCGTGAGAATCAAGCGATGCTGCGTAGAGTATTGTTAGCTTATGCAAG ATGGAATAAGGACGTCGGTTATTGCCAAGGTTTTAATATGTTAGCAGCTATAATTTTAGAGGTTATGGAAAAATCTGAATCTGATTCGTTAAAG GTAATGATATATTTAGTAGAAGCAGTGTTGCCGGAGGGCTACTTTGCTGATGATCTGCGAGGTCTATCGGCGGACATGGCTGCTTTTAGAGATCTATTAAGATTAAGACTACCCCGCCTAGCTCAACACATGGATCATTTGCAAAGGATATCAGACG AGCCTCCTTTACCAGATGTGTTTACAATGCAATGGTTCCTAACACTTTACGCAACCTGGCTACCACGGGAGTCACTACTGAGGATCTGGGATCTGATTCTGCTCGATGGCAATGAGATCCTGCTACTTACCGCCCTCGCTATTTGGGACATGCTTCAAGA TCGTATTCTATCAGCGCGATCAGCGGATGAGTTCTACAGCTGTATGGGCGGTGGTGTCGGTGCTGTATGGGAAGCCGGCGAGGCTCTAGTAGCAAGGGTGGTAGCCTTCAACTCGGCGCCTGAACTGCCGCGGCTGAGGAGCCTGCATAGATACAGGGTAGCCCCACCAGCACCGCCGAACGCCCCGCCTGTATATCATCCTCCCTTACAATCTGCG atGCAGTCGGTGACAAAGCGGGGGTTACGTCTTTTTTATTCTGAAGATGAAGGCGACTCGAGTGATGATGGAAACAAAATGGCCTTGGCTACG GTGCTGCCTAGACGTGAAGACCGTGTGGGTGCTGGTGATAGGTTGTCGTTGGATATAGGAGCGCTAAAAAGGCAATATGCTAGGCTTCGCGAAAGGCAACGTCAAGCACACGTAATTTTAGCGGCCGCATGTGCTCGTCATGCTGCAG ttggtGTCCCTACATCTCCAACCTCACTTACAGTCAACAATTTACTCTTGGGAAAAAGTGCTATAGTCAGTTCAAGAGGTCGACGGCTAGGTCCTCCTCCGGGTGCAATTCCACCGTCCCGGCAAACAACACCCATAAAGGAAAAACCAGAAGAACTTAAAGACAAGATTACGGATGATACTATAAGCTGGGAAGAAGAGAAAACTCGAAAGACGTTAAACAGAAGAAACTCTGTAAAATGGAAAgatattaaaaaggaaaaagcATTAGACCTTACAAGAAAAGCTTCTATAGATTTAGACGAAATGGGAGATGGTGTAATAGTATCCGAATTAGAAGCTAATGAAATGATAGCTTCAATTCGATCTCGTAGCTCTAGTGAAAGCTCTTCATACTCTTTACGATCGGAATCAAGTACAGACACGAGCCTTTGTGATGAAAATGAGAAGGCCAGTGATTCTGAGCAAGAGTTACCTAATGATGACAAAGAAAATAAAGCtcacagctttaaaaataagAAGCATGCAGTCGTATCAAACACTCCAATATGTAAAGAATCCAAGGCCAGCCCCTCACGTCACGTTAAAGAATCTATAAATACATGTTTATCtgaaactgaaaaaaatatcGCAGTAGatgataaaaatgtaaaaaatatcacTGAATATCTCGACTCAGCTGCTGGTGAACCATTACGTATTTATATAGATGGTTTTGAATCCAAATTAAAGGATAGCCACATTATTACTGGTGAGGAAAAATCTTGCGCTCCAGTAAGTCCATTCAAATGTGTTCGCCATCACCGAATAGAGTACGAAAGAAATGACACTTTTCATCGGCCAAATTATGAAGAAAGAAGAAACCAAAAGAATGCGAACGTATCAAAATGTAAAAATGTAATGAAATTAAATTCTATCGATTTATCTCCTTGTCATTGTGTTGTTGAATATGGTTCATCATACACAAACGAATCAAGACGGCCTTCTACATCCATAACAACTTCCACAAATACAAGACCTCCAGATATAATCGACAGTTTTACAATGTACCCTAATTTTGTTCCTGATATTGATTTATCAGACAAAGGCATTTCGGACACTGAAAGTCCACCTGAAAGTCCTAGATCCGAAAGTCTTATTGTAAGTGAAGATGAACCTCCAATTCAGttgaaaattgataaatattttgaacATAGTCCAGAATTTTTTGGAGCGAGGTTAACAGATCCTAATAATTTTGATATTCCAAGTAGACGTGCTATCAGAAGAAATTCGAGATTACCCAAAAAGCCAGACTCACTAACATTGCAAAACAATCACAATGAAAACACTTTAAAAACCGATTCTGAACGAGCTTCTTCCTTACCACAAACTCatagttttgtatgtaaaaaatCCGTAAGTCCCGGTTCAAGAGAAGAAAAAATAAGTGGTATAGAAATGGCAGATAGACAGTTTAACGATAATAAAAACGTACCCACTGATACTAAACGAGCAATACTGGAAGAATCATCTCCAAATAAAGATACACCTTCTTCAAAAGAATACGTTTTACGTTCTGGGCGAAAAAACAGTGAAAGAGCTCTGCAAATAATACAAGAAAACTCACAAATACTTAGCCGAATTTTGACGAAACAACACATTTCATCTGCTCTGAGTAGTCAGTTACAAGACAGAAAAAGCATAGaagatattattatggataGAAAAAATAAAGACAACGCTACTCTTACAAAACCTTCAGAAACAAAAATACTTGATTCGCCTCTGCTTAAAGAATCTACCTCAGATTCTTTAATCGGTTGCATTAAACGAACTTCTAAAGATGAAACATCGGATAAAAGTGATTTTCTTAGAGTTAGACCAATTTCGATCGATGACCCATTTTCATACGAAGTTCGTAATACTCCAACAGGATCTGATGAAtttgcattaaaaaatattaaaaccccTAGCATTGAATGTCTCGGCAACAAAACTGATTTGTATGGATGGGAAAATAAGGGGTTTTTGGCAAAATGCGACTATAAAAGCAACCTAGGTCAAACCGATACTCTCGATGATAATTACAGAAGaaaaaatagtaatatttcGACACATAGCGATTTACAAAAAGAGATTCGGCGAGCTACAATTGATGAATGGGCACGATATTCGTTTTCTAGTGACTCATCCAAGATATCCGTTAGCCAACCATCCTCAGAAATAAAAGATACGTCTACATATGAAAAACTATTTACTTCAGATGATTATAACTATCCACTAACAACACCAACAAAATACAATGATTTTCAACCATCCAAAGCAGGTGAGATTGTCTCCAAATTAGAAGGTCAAAGTCCGAAGCTCTTTGAAAGTGTTCTAAAAACAGAAAATAGTATTAACACATTCAGTGATTTTTCTAACAGAGTGACGTCTTCTATTAGCTTTACATACGAACCGTCGGTGGATGACGATTCCCCTATGGGTGCAAAAAGTAATTCTAGCGACACATTATGTCAAATAACTTCGTTAGACCAGGTATCTACTCCGATATCACCAAAAATTTTTCCAAAGAGAGAAACTCCAACACTGCCTAAAGATCTTACTGAAAAGAGTGACAAAACTAAATATGAATCAGACGACACATCAAGTGCTATAACCTCGCTCCTAGAGACAGATACCTTATCTTCGCTTTCTTATCCGCGTAGTCCCTCGACCGGCTCTTATCATCCTTTCCCAACTCGGCCAGCGATGCGTTTGCCGAAGGATCTAGGAGTAAGATTAGGCATGTATCCTAAAGAAACCATTACTTCTCCACAAAAATGA
- the LOC123867226 gene encoding uncharacterized protein LOC123867226 isoform X1, with translation MKTIIIDQPINLQVVKFELDFSSLYAPKQNPEKKCKKIKIPKVNSKQKQRNIPPPPPIKNQHQKRDVKDLIEELLNDIYADQHDWSCSSAIGFSQGSTTAASITSSQSNCGDQTSAIERSYLESLGIHELREQAEEWKSSLQIAGESLARCLRMRDRLYRQQKKLCAAFTVLLRHITGDTSARFGVTPGAEGPGEGGFTEWLHAMRLVARLPAGVPQHFRRKLWQTLAERHLTARGIDWPVAERACFRGTALPDDTELSAQILKDLHRTGCSLFCGAEGRENQAMLRRVLLAYARWNKDVGYCQGFNMLAAIILEVMEKSESDSLKVMIYLVEAVLPEGYFADDLRGLSADMAAFRDLLRLRLPRLAQHMDHLQRISDGGGVEPPLPDVFTMQWFLTLYATWLPRESLLRIWDLILLDGNEILLLTALAIWDMLQDRILSARSADEFYSCMGGGVGAVWEAGEALVARVVAFNSAPELPRLRSLHRYRVAPPAPPNAPPVYHPPLQSAMQSVTKRGLRLFYSEDEGDSSDDGNKMALATVLPRREDRVGAGDRLSLDIGALKRQYARLRERQRQAHVILAAACARHAAVGVPTSPTSLTVNNLLLGKSAIVSSRGRRLGPPPGAIPPSRQTTPIKEKPEELKDKITDDTISWEEEKTRKTLNRRNSVKWKDIKKEKALDLTRKASIDLDEMGDGVIVSELEANEMIASIRSRSSSESSSYSLRSESSTDTSLCDENEKASDSEQELPNDDKENKAHSFKNKKHAVVSNTPICKESKASPSRHVKESINTCLSETEKNIAVDDKNVKNITEYLDSAAGEPLRIYIDGFESKLKDSHIITGEEKSCAPVSPFKCVRHHRIEYERNDTFHRPNYEERRNQKNANVSKCKNVMKLNSIDLSPCHCVVEYGSSYTNESRRPSTSITTSTNTRPPDIIDSFTMYPNFVPDIDLSDKGISDTESPPESPRSESLIVSEDEPPIQLKIDKYFEHSPEFFGARLTDPNNFDIPSRRAIRRNSRLPKKPDSLTLQNNHNENTLKTDSERASSLPQTHSFVCKKSVSPGSREEKISGIEMADRQFNDNKNVPTDTKRAILEESSPNKDTPSSKEYVLRSGRKNSERALQIIQENSQILSRILTKQHISSALSSQLQDRKSIEDIIMDRKNKDNATLTKPSETKILDSPLLKESTSDSLIGCIKRTSKDETSDKSDFLRVRPISIDDPFSYEVRNTPTGSDEFALKNIKTPSIECLGNKTDLYGWENKGFLAKCDYKSNLGQTDTLDDNYRRKNSNISTHSDLQKEIRRATIDEWARYSFSSDSSKISVSQPSSEIKDTSTYEKLFTSDDYNYPLTTPTKYNDFQPSKAGEIVSKLEGQSPKLFESVLKTENSINTFSDFSNRVTSSISFTYEPSVDDDSPMGAKSNSSDTLCQITSLDQVSTPISPKIFPKRETPTLPKDLTEKSDKTKYESDDTSSAITSLLETDTLSSLSYPRSPSTGSYHPFPTRPAMRLPKDLGVRLGMYPKETITSPQK, from the exons atgaaaacaataataatagatcAACCTATTAATTTGCAAGTAGTGAAATTCGAACTAGATTTTTCGTCACTTTATGCCCCAAAACAGAACCCGgagaaaaaatgtaaaaaaattaaaataccaaaagtaaactctaaacaaaaacaaagaaatatCCCTCCGCCGCCGCCAATCAAAAATCAACACCAG AAACGAGATGTAAAGGATTTAATAGAAGAGTTATTGAACGATATCTATGCGGATCAACACGACTGGAGTTGTAGCAGCGCCATTGGATTCAGCCAGGg aTCTACCACAGCCGCATCGATCACATCATCGCAATCAAACTGTGGAGACCAAACTAGTGCTATCGAACGCAGTTATTTGGAATCGTTAG GTATTCATGAACTACGAGAGCAAGCCGAGGAATGGAAAAGCAGTTTACAAATAGCGGGCGAAAGCTTAGCGCGATGTTTACGTATGCGAGATCGACTCTACCGACAACAAAAGAAGCTTTGCGCCGCTTTTACTGTTCTCCTGCGTCACATTA CTGGCGACACAAGCGCTCGCTTCGGCGTGACGCCGGGCGCGGAAGGGCCAGGAGAAGGTGGCTTCACGGAGTGGCTGCACGCTATGCGTCTAGTGGCCCGCCTTCCAGCTGGAGTACCACAACATTTTCGTAGGAAG CTATGGCAGACGTTAGCAGAACGGCACTTGACCGCCCGGGGCATCGACTGGCCGGTCGCCGAGCGGGCCTGCTTCCGAGGCACCGCCCTGCCCGATGATACTGAACTTAGTGCGCAGATCCTTAAG GATCTGCATAGAACGGGATGTTCTCTCTTCTGTGGTGCAGAAGGTCGTGAGAATCAAGCGATGCTGCGTAGAGTATTGTTAGCTTATGCAAG ATGGAATAAGGACGTCGGTTATTGCCAAGGTTTTAATATGTTAGCAGCTATAATTTTAGAGGTTATGGAAAAATCTGAATCTGATTCGTTAAAG GTAATGATATATTTAGTAGAAGCAGTGTTGCCGGAGGGCTACTTTGCTGATGATCTGCGAGGTCTATCGGCGGACATGGCTGCTTTTAGAGATCTATTAAGATTAAGACTACCCCGCCTAGCTCAACACATGGATCATTTGCAAAGGATATCAGACG GTGGTGGCGTAGAGCCTCCTTTACCAGATGTGTTTACAATGCAATGGTTCCTAACACTTTACGCAACCTGGCTACCACGGGAGTCACTACTGAGGATCTGGGATCTGATTCTGCTCGATGGCAATGAGATCCTGCTACTTACCGCCCTCGCTATTTGGGACATGCTTCAAGA TCGTATTCTATCAGCGCGATCAGCGGATGAGTTCTACAGCTGTATGGGCGGTGGTGTCGGTGCTGTATGGGAAGCCGGCGAGGCTCTAGTAGCAAGGGTGGTAGCCTTCAACTCGGCGCCTGAACTGCCGCGGCTGAGGAGCCTGCATAGATACAGGGTAGCCCCACCAGCACCGCCGAACGCCCCGCCTGTATATCATCCTCCCTTACAATCTGCG atGCAGTCGGTGACAAAGCGGGGGTTACGTCTTTTTTATTCTGAAGATGAAGGCGACTCGAGTGATGATGGAAACAAAATGGCCTTGGCTACG GTGCTGCCTAGACGTGAAGACCGTGTGGGTGCTGGTGATAGGTTGTCGTTGGATATAGGAGCGCTAAAAAGGCAATATGCTAGGCTTCGCGAAAGGCAACGTCAAGCACACGTAATTTTAGCGGCCGCATGTGCTCGTCATGCTGCAG ttggtGTCCCTACATCTCCAACCTCACTTACAGTCAACAATTTACTCTTGGGAAAAAGTGCTATAGTCAGTTCAAGAGGTCGACGGCTAGGTCCTCCTCCGGGTGCAATTCCACCGTCCCGGCAAACAACACCCATAAAGGAAAAACCAGAAGAACTTAAAGACAAGATTACGGATGATACTATAAGCTGGGAAGAAGAGAAAACTCGAAAGACGTTAAACAGAAGAAACTCTGTAAAATGGAAAgatattaaaaaggaaaaagcATTAGACCTTACAAGAAAAGCTTCTATAGATTTAGACGAAATGGGAGATGGTGTAATAGTATCCGAATTAGAAGCTAATGAAATGATAGCTTCAATTCGATCTCGTAGCTCTAGTGAAAGCTCTTCATACTCTTTACGATCGGAATCAAGTACAGACACGAGCCTTTGTGATGAAAATGAGAAGGCCAGTGATTCTGAGCAAGAGTTACCTAATGATGACAAAGAAAATAAAGCtcacagctttaaaaataagAAGCATGCAGTCGTATCAAACACTCCAATATGTAAAGAATCCAAGGCCAGCCCCTCACGTCACGTTAAAGAATCTATAAATACATGTTTATCtgaaactgaaaaaaatatcGCAGTAGatgataaaaatgtaaaaaatatcacTGAATATCTCGACTCAGCTGCTGGTGAACCATTACGTATTTATATAGATGGTTTTGAATCCAAATTAAAGGATAGCCACATTATTACTGGTGAGGAAAAATCTTGCGCTCCAGTAAGTCCATTCAAATGTGTTCGCCATCACCGAATAGAGTACGAAAGAAATGACACTTTTCATCGGCCAAATTATGAAGAAAGAAGAAACCAAAAGAATGCGAACGTATCAAAATGTAAAAATGTAATGAAATTAAATTCTATCGATTTATCTCCTTGTCATTGTGTTGTTGAATATGGTTCATCATACACAAACGAATCAAGACGGCCTTCTACATCCATAACAACTTCCACAAATACAAGACCTCCAGATATAATCGACAGTTTTACAATGTACCCTAATTTTGTTCCTGATATTGATTTATCAGACAAAGGCATTTCGGACACTGAAAGTCCACCTGAAAGTCCTAGATCCGAAAGTCTTATTGTAAGTGAAGATGAACCTCCAATTCAGttgaaaattgataaatattttgaacATAGTCCAGAATTTTTTGGAGCGAGGTTAACAGATCCTAATAATTTTGATATTCCAAGTAGACGTGCTATCAGAAGAAATTCGAGATTACCCAAAAAGCCAGACTCACTAACATTGCAAAACAATCACAATGAAAACACTTTAAAAACCGATTCTGAACGAGCTTCTTCCTTACCACAAACTCatagttttgtatgtaaaaaatCCGTAAGTCCCGGTTCAAGAGAAGAAAAAATAAGTGGTATAGAAATGGCAGATAGACAGTTTAACGATAATAAAAACGTACCCACTGATACTAAACGAGCAATACTGGAAGAATCATCTCCAAATAAAGATACACCTTCTTCAAAAGAATACGTTTTACGTTCTGGGCGAAAAAACAGTGAAAGAGCTCTGCAAATAATACAAGAAAACTCACAAATACTTAGCCGAATTTTGACGAAACAACACATTTCATCTGCTCTGAGTAGTCAGTTACAAGACAGAAAAAGCATAGaagatattattatggataGAAAAAATAAAGACAACGCTACTCTTACAAAACCTTCAGAAACAAAAATACTTGATTCGCCTCTGCTTAAAGAATCTACCTCAGATTCTTTAATCGGTTGCATTAAACGAACTTCTAAAGATGAAACATCGGATAAAAGTGATTTTCTTAGAGTTAGACCAATTTCGATCGATGACCCATTTTCATACGAAGTTCGTAATACTCCAACAGGATCTGATGAAtttgcattaaaaaatattaaaaccccTAGCATTGAATGTCTCGGCAACAAAACTGATTTGTATGGATGGGAAAATAAGGGGTTTTTGGCAAAATGCGACTATAAAAGCAACCTAGGTCAAACCGATACTCTCGATGATAATTACAGAAGaaaaaatagtaatatttcGACACATAGCGATTTACAAAAAGAGATTCGGCGAGCTACAATTGATGAATGGGCACGATATTCGTTTTCTAGTGACTCATCCAAGATATCCGTTAGCCAACCATCCTCAGAAATAAAAGATACGTCTACATATGAAAAACTATTTACTTCAGATGATTATAACTATCCACTAACAACACCAACAAAATACAATGATTTTCAACCATCCAAAGCAGGTGAGATTGTCTCCAAATTAGAAGGTCAAAGTCCGAAGCTCTTTGAAAGTGTTCTAAAAACAGAAAATAGTATTAACACATTCAGTGATTTTTCTAACAGAGTGACGTCTTCTATTAGCTTTACATACGAACCGTCGGTGGATGACGATTCCCCTATGGGTGCAAAAAGTAATTCTAGCGACACATTATGTCAAATAACTTCGTTAGACCAGGTATCTACTCCGATATCACCAAAAATTTTTCCAAAGAGAGAAACTCCAACACTGCCTAAAGATCTTACTGAAAAGAGTGACAAAACTAAATATGAATCAGACGACACATCAAGTGCTATAACCTCGCTCCTAGAGACAGATACCTTATCTTCGCTTTCTTATCCGCGTAGTCCCTCGACCGGCTCTTATCATCCTTTCCCAACTCGGCCAGCGATGCGTTTGCCGAAGGATCTAGGAGTAAGATTAGGCATGTATCCTAAAGAAACCATTACTTCTCCACAAAAATGA